In the bacterium genome, TTCAAGACCGAACGCCGGCCGCACATCCCGGACATTTTCTTTGGTGAACAGTTCACCTTTTTTGATATCCTTCCCCGCAAACAGCGACCGGCGCCACCGTTTATTGTATTCTTCCAACTTATTATTCGGCCCATAATGCACCTCGCCAAGCATCGTAGCCGGAACCGTTTCCTTCTCGCCGCGTTTTTCTAAGTCACGAATTTTTGCAATCATTTCTTTAAGTTCGTGCGGCTCCAAAGAAAACTCAGCATCCGGCCCGCCGGTTTTTCTATCTAAAATCAAGTGCTTCTCAACAATAGACGCGCCCGCACGCACCGCCATCACTGGGATCTCAACGCCTGCGTTGTTATCGGAAAATCCGCTGACGACCCCGAAACGTTCGCGGATGTCCTGAATGGTTTTCAAATTCATATCTTCCCACTTCGGATTGCCGGAGTATCCCGTCACGCAATGCAGTATCGCGATATCCTTCGCGCCATACGCGCGGAGCGTATCAATGGCAAACCGCGCCTCGTCTTCCGATGCGTAACCGATGGATATAATCACGGGCTTTCCGGTACGCGCGACTTTTTTGAGCAACACAAAATCCGTCGCCTCGTATGACGCGATTTTGAACGCCGGCACATCCATTTTGGTCAAAAAATCCACGGCGGTTTCGTCAAACGGAGTTGAAAAAAGCATGACGCCAAGTTTATCCGCAAGCTTTTTCAACTTCGGTTGCCATTCCCAAGGCGTATACGCGGTTTGATACAGCTGATATAACGTCTTACCTTTCCACAATTCCGGATTATCTTCGCCACCGACTCTAAACCACTCTTTGTCACAGTTTAAGGTCATCGTATCCGGCGTATATGTTTGGAGTTTTACTGCGTCAACGCCCGCCGCTGCGGCGGCCTCCACCAGGCGCACGGCCTCTTCATATTTTTGATGATGATTACCCGAAAGCTCCGCAACGATAAAACACGGATTCCCCGGACCGATTTTTTTATTGCCGATGTTCATAGTCATGTATATAACACCTACCGCGACGCGATCATTTCAATACATTCGTGGCCTTCGTAATCAACGATGCCGCGATTTTCATATCCTGCTTTTTGAAATGTCTTCACGGATGCAAAGTTATCGGTTTTGATGTGCGCAAAAATCTTTTTGATGTTCGGAAAGTCTTTAAACAATGATTGACCCGCGGAACGCAAAGCTTCGCTACCGATCCCCTTTCCACGAAAACGCTCCGTAACAGAAACACTGACCTCGGCGGATTCTCCGCCGTCATCAACATCAAATCGCACCTGACCCGCTGACGTGCCGTCCGCCTCAACGACGTACAATACGCGTTTAGGATTTCGCAAAGA is a window encoding:
- the pseI gene encoding pseudaminic acid synthase; the encoded protein is MTMNIGNKKIGPGNPCFIVAELSGNHHQKYEEAVRLVEAAAAAGVDAVKLQTYTPDTMTLNCDKEWFRVGGEDNPELWKGKTLYQLYQTAYTPWEWQPKLKKLADKLGVMLFSTPFDETAVDFLTKMDVPAFKIASYEATDFVLLKKVARTGKPVIISIGYASEDEARFAIDTLRAYGAKDIAILHCVTGYSGNPKWEDMNLKTIQDIRERFGVVSGFSDNNAGVEIPVMAVRAGASIVEKHLILDRKTGGPDAEFSLEPHELKEMIAKIRDLEKRGEKETVPATMLGEVHYGPNNKLEEYNKRWRRSLFAGKDIKKGELFTKENVRDVRPAFGLETKFYDKVIGKKAASDIAFGTPLQRDHIQGGL
- a CDS encoding GNAT family N-acetyltransferase encodes the protein MPQTIRVRRAEERDKDFLFQLRNEDSVRAQSWHTERVDASTHDAWFKSSLRNPKRVLYVVEADGTSAGQVRFDVDDGGESAEVSVSVTERFRGKGIGSEALRSAGQSLFKDFPNIKKIFAHIKTDNFASVKTFQKAGYENRGIVDYEGHECIEMIASR